The following coding sequences are from one Nicotiana tomentosiformis chromosome 3, ASM39032v3, whole genome shotgun sequence window:
- the LOC104117712 gene encoding protein SMALL AUXIN UP-REGULATED RNA 12-like, producing the protein MAIRKTNKLPQTAVLKQILKKCSSLGKKHDYNDEDGLPLDVPKGHFAVYVGENRTRYIIPISFLTHPEFQCLLRRAEEEFGFDHDMGITIPCEEVVFRSLTSMLR; encoded by the coding sequence ATGGCAATCAGAAAAACAAACAAGCTGCCGCAAACTGCAGTCCTAAAGCAAATCTTGAAAAAATGTTCGAGTTTGGGGAAGAAACATGACTATAACGATGAAGATGGTCTTCCCCTTGACGTCCCCAAAGGCCATTTTGCTGTTTATGTTGGAGAGAACCGAACTCGATACATTATACCAATTTCATTCTTAACTCACCCTGAGTTTCAGTGCCTCTTACGGCGCGCTGAAGAGGAATTTGGCTTTGATCATGACATGGGCATCACTATTCCATGTGAAGAAGTTGTTTTCCGATCACTAACTTCTATGCTTCGATAG